In one window of Arachis ipaensis cultivar K30076 chromosome B06, Araip1.1, whole genome shotgun sequence DNA:
- the LOC107648621 gene encoding translin isoform X1, which translates to MQFIKPAFRNACYCYYYTITRSLNPNPFILVSLPTSPFLTLQSFRPSFSTLSSFSSAVMAGGGGDNSVPPLSHSLEKQFDAFRSQLEESGTLRERIRSVVSEIESTTRLMYASLLLVHQSRPTPELLEKAKSQIGVLKEKYKQLAEILGGCPGQYYRYHGDWRSETQSVVSLLTFMHWLETGSLLEHKEAEEKLGLNSSEFGLDVEDYLIGVCFMSNELPRYVVNQVTAGDYDCPRKVLKFLTDLHAAFRMLNLRNDFLRKKFDGMKYDLRRVEEVYYDVKIRGLTPNGEPVGNQGVEA; encoded by the exons atgcaatttataaaACCAGCGTTTCGAAACGCCTGCTACTGCTACTACTACACCATAACTCGCTCCTTAAACCCTAACCCCTTCATCCTCGTTTCGTTACCCACTTCCCCGTTTCTCACACTCCAATCCTTTCGACCTTCTTTCTCGACcctttcctccttctcctccgcCGTAATGGCCGGTGGCGGCGGTGACAACTCCGTGCCTCCGCTGTCCCATTCGCTCGAGAAGCAGTTCGATGCTTTCCGGTCTCAGCTTGAGGAATCTGGAACCCTAAGGGAGCGAATTCGGAGCGTTGTTTCGGAGATAGAATCCACTACTAGGCTCATGTACGCTAGCCTCCTTCTCGTTCATCAGTCTCGCCCCACTCCCG AGCTTTTAGAGAAGGCCAAGTCTCAGATTGGTGTGCTAAAGGAGAAATACAAGCAACTTGCTGAAATTCTTGGAGGATGCCCTGGCCAGTACTACAG GTACCATGGTGACTGGAGGAGTGAGACACAATCCGTAGTTTCCCTGCTTACATTTATGCACTGGCTCGAAACAGGAAGTCTTCTTGAGCACAAAGAAGCTGAGGAGAAGCTTGGGT TGAATAGTTCGGAGTTTGGTCTAGATGTTGAAGACTACCTAATAG GTGTTTGTTTTATGTCTAATGAATTG CCAAGGTATGTGGTGAATCAAGTGACAGCTGGAGACTATGATTGTCCGAGGAAAGTCCTAAAGTTCTTAACAGATCTCCATGCTGCATTCCGAATGCTTAATCTTCGAAATGATTTTCTTCGGAAGAAGTTTGATG GCATGAAGTATGATCTAAGAAGAGTTGAAGAAGTCTACTATGATGTTAAGATTCGGGGTTTGACACCCAATGGTGAGCCAGTTGGAAACCAAGGAGTTGAAGCCTGA
- the LOC107648621 gene encoding translin isoform X2: MQFIKPAFRNACYCYYYTITRSLNPNPFILVSLPTSPFLTLQSFRPSFSTLSSFSSAVMAGGGGDNSVPPLSHSLEKQFDAFRSQLEESGTLRERIRSVVSEIESTTRLMYASLLLVHQSRPTPELLEKAKSQIGVLKEKYKQLAEILGGCPGQYYRYHGDWRSETQSVVSLLTFMHWLETGSLLEHKEAEEKLGCVCFMSNELPRYVVNQVTAGDYDCPRKVLKFLTDLHAAFRMLNLRNDFLRKKFDGMKYDLRRVEEVYYDVKIRGLTPNGEPVGNQGVEA, translated from the exons atgcaatttataaaACCAGCGTTTCGAAACGCCTGCTACTGCTACTACTACACCATAACTCGCTCCTTAAACCCTAACCCCTTCATCCTCGTTTCGTTACCCACTTCCCCGTTTCTCACACTCCAATCCTTTCGACCTTCTTTCTCGACcctttcctccttctcctccgcCGTAATGGCCGGTGGCGGCGGTGACAACTCCGTGCCTCCGCTGTCCCATTCGCTCGAGAAGCAGTTCGATGCTTTCCGGTCTCAGCTTGAGGAATCTGGAACCCTAAGGGAGCGAATTCGGAGCGTTGTTTCGGAGATAGAATCCACTACTAGGCTCATGTACGCTAGCCTCCTTCTCGTTCATCAGTCTCGCCCCACTCCCG AGCTTTTAGAGAAGGCCAAGTCTCAGATTGGTGTGCTAAAGGAGAAATACAAGCAACTTGCTGAAATTCTTGGAGGATGCCCTGGCCAGTACTACAG GTACCATGGTGACTGGAGGAGTGAGACACAATCCGTAGTTTCCCTGCTTACATTTATGCACTGGCTCGAAACAGGAAGTCTTCTTGAGCACAAAGAAGCTGAGGAGAAGCTTGGGT GTGTTTGTTTTATGTCTAATGAATTG CCAAGGTATGTGGTGAATCAAGTGACAGCTGGAGACTATGATTGTCCGAGGAAAGTCCTAAAGTTCTTAACAGATCTCCATGCTGCATTCCGAATGCTTAATCTTCGAAATGATTTTCTTCGGAAGAAGTTTGATG GCATGAAGTATGATCTAAGAAGAGTTGAAGAAGTCTACTATGATGTTAAGATTCGGGGTTTGACACCCAATGGTGAGCCAGTTGGAAACCAAGGAGTTGAAGCCTGA